The nucleotide window GCCAATGGTGTAAGGCCAGACCTTGGTCACCTGACACagggttgatttttttattagaaGATTTGGTGTGtgaaagaaggggggggggggtgtactcTTACACTGTCCACAGACCCTAACGGAATAGCATGTGTTGTCATAGCGACCCCAATTACTAAACCCTTGCacagtaaagtgtgtgtgtgcagagacgACTGGAGAGGATTCAAGAGGattcctctcttttcttttctttctcttcgaGGCTCACCACATAAAAGACGTAATGACTGAAAGCTGATTGGTACTGGCAGTGCACTGGTTAAACAGCAATCCTATATTTAATCCACTTTATAGCACATAGAACATGTATAAAATTATGagttgaaaaaataaagtaaaacatgagtaaaacataaaatactacACAAATTGAATAGCTTTTTGATCAAATTtgttttcatcatcatcatcatcatcataaaaaaaagattcaccCTGAAAAAAACAACGATTAATGCCACTCttggaaaatgaaaatcaatctCAACAGATAATCAATTCTGAATGGAAAGCTTGTTTAACTCCCTCATTGTTTATTAAAACTGTCACTGCTAAATAACCCTTGTAGTTAATCTACTTATGGTAAATCCTGGCTGGCATGGCTAACACATGGCTGGGCTGAGCTCTCTTTGCCCATATGCAGACTCATTACAGTGGTTTTGACTTTGAAGGACAAATTGTTCTATCAAGTGTTTAGATTTAAATTCCACTTGCGGTCCGTGTGTGTCTGAGCTTACAGCCgtgttaaccccccccccccctctccctgacctcccccctcctccttctctcttgaAGGCTTCTGACCACGGACCCCTCCCAGCTGAGGGAGGAGGACCTCCCTGGGGACCTGCAGTCTCTGTCATGGCTCACCTCTGTGGATGTGCCCCGACTACAGCAGATGGCTGATAGCAGAGGCCACAGTAACGGGCCCTCCCAGGGCAGCTTGTTGGAGCAACAGACAGGTGAGGTGAAGGGAGGGGACAGTGCAACATTCAAAAAACGCATCATCTCTCTGATTGGATAAATAGGAACTGCTTGATTCTCCTGGAATTCTGGCCTCTGCACGATATAAGCGCAGCTTTATAACAAAAGATAAAGACCAGTGAGAATACAAGATTGCTGTTTTTGCTATTGGGAATTGATCTTCACCAAAACCATatgcatttaaataataaaattaatccAGATAGATAGTTCTGGTGGGTGCTGAAGTTTAAGGTATAGGAAAAATCaaaaactaaatcaaatcaaaaactaATCAAAAAGTTTTTTGGTGAACTTTCCTATTTAATAACAGTCTTGCTGCTCCTTCTCACAGCTCAGCTGAGCAACATGACTGCAATGACAGCGGGTCAAGGCTCCATGCTCCACCTCCAGAGCAACATGCAGCACAGCCCACTGGGAATCAGCATCATCAACACCCACAGCGGAAGTGTGAGTTTTAACAGCATTGCAAGAAAAAACGTGTACATTTTATGTTAAATATGGTTGTTTGACAAATATTCCTGTATCTGCTTCACAGATGTCTCCATTCTCCATGAATGGGCTGCCCTCTCCTGGATACCAGTGCCCTACCTCAGTCTACCAGCCAACACCTCAGCAGGTGTATTCTCTAACCCAAACTGGACAGCAGGTACCAAACTAATAAAGCTGATAAAGTACTGTTctcatattttttgttgttgatttgttgGTGTCATTTTGCTTCTTGTGTGGATTCCTTACATGGACCTCTTTAGTCATTGCTTCTTGATAAATGCTAAATTGGTCACAATGGGTAAATGCAAATGATAAAGTTcctcattattttttctctttttctcataGTGTTCAACTGGTGGGCTTTATAGCAATGTCTCTTTCAACAACCAAAGTCTATTCACACAACCTCGTCTGGCTCCACAAGAGCAGGAGCTGCAGCCCAAGTCTTTCCCCAAGCCAATCTACTCCTACAGGTCAGACCTCTTTTATGTagctaaaatataataatactcACTTGATTTTAGGAATTATCTATAATGTATTTCACCTCATCTGCTTTGACCTACATtcaaataaagattattttttccagcTGTTTGATTGCCATGGCTCTGAAGAACAGCAAAACTGGCAGCCTCCCTGTCAGTGAAATCTATAGCTTTATGAAGGAACACTTCCCTTATTTCAAGGTATGATACTATTTATATtacagaaaatgacaaaaaaagaaggtgCATGTAGGTAAAGAGTGTGACTCCTACACCACCTCTCTCCCTGCAGACTGCACCTGATGGATGGAAGAACTCAGTCAGACACAACCTGTCCTTAAACAAATGTTTTGAGAAAGTGGAGAACAAGACGAGCAGCTCATCCCGTAAGGGCTGTCTGTGGGCGCTGAACCCTGCCAAAATCGAcaagatggaggaagagatGCAGAAGTGGAAACGCAAGGACCTCCCAGCCATCCGCCGCAGCATGGCTAACCCTggttagaaatgtattttgttgaaTATAAAAAGGTCTACTGCTCAAAAAGGCAATGAGTCATCAAAATTGGACGTCACAACGTAACTTTATCTgataatctgtgtttttttcctgcagatGAGTTGGACAAATTGATCACAGACCGCCCAGAGAACTGCAGACGTAAGGCTTTAGAGCCCGGCATGACCCGTCTGCCTGGCTGCCCAACTGGCCACTCGCTGCCCCACCCAGCACAGATGCAGCCCCAGCCAATAGTCACACTGTCCCTGCCCTGTTTACCCATGCACCAGCACCACCAGCTTCAGGCACAGCTGCACGCTCAGGCCCGCCTGGCCCCCATGTCCCCTGCCCCGGCCCAGACCCCTCCACTCCACACGGTCCCTGACCTTTCCCACAGTCCACtcacccagcaccacagcaagCTGCCGGACGATTTCTACAGCGTGCACagtgatacacacacagaggtggATGCACTGGACCCGAGCATCATGGACTTTGCCCTTCAaggtaaatatatatttttaagtgacatacctgttttttgtttgctatatatatatatatatataagggtTGTTGCATCAGTACATTAACCTCTCTGTCTATCTGCATAGGTAACCTGTGGGAGGAAATGAAGGACGACAGCTTTAACCTGGATGCTTTGGGTACCTTCAGTAACTCACCCCTCCGACTATCAGACTGTGACTTGGGAACAGCCAACCTGACTCCTGTCTCCACTGGAGAGAATCTGCAGCTGTCAGATGTGCAAGTGACGGGCCTTTACACCTCCTACACCTCCCAGGATCACCTATCTTCCCAGTACATGGGCGCACCAGCAAACAGCAAGCCTATCGCCCTGTTATAAAACTGTCTCCGACCTGATTCGTTCAGCTGTCTATGGATATCTGTGGACGTCAGCGGAAGAAGACTTAAGTCTGCATTTCTTACAAATCACACTGCTTTCCTACAGTCAGCTGGGAACTATTTGGAGAAGGATGTTTAAAAATCATTTCACTTACAGGCCACAAGGAAACTGCTCATAAAGAACTGAAACTGCTGATAAATAAAGAGGTGGCTGTAAGAAAAAGTATGTAAGACTTAAAATATCTAGCTTTGCCAAGCAAAGACTGAAAGCTTGTGTGAGTACAAAGACTATGTGAAGATGTCCGTGTGAGTTAGCAACCGCCAGTTTTTATACTGTTCACTCGCGTTTTAAATCCCTACCATCCCGTAGCTCCCTGTCTCTTGTCTGTTGTATTGTGCTAGACATTTTtgctgtgatgttttatttatatttatgaaaAGGCAGCTAGAGAAGGTGATGACTCTATCAATCTTTTGCTGTatatatttgaatgttttgaaCTGCTATTGCCACAGAAAAGCTTTCTTTCGACCGTATTTGCCCACTTCTTTCCAAAATGCCGATGTGTGCCAACACTTGAGTAATCcagattttaaacattattcTTTTACGCAATGTGATTAACATGTCTCAAAGTCAaatgtatattatgttcattaacTTGATCATAATAAAAATCAAATGGGTGAATAAAAGAAGTTTGTTTTGccaaatacatatatatcaaTGACATTTATTAACAAACACTCTTTGGTAGAATACAAGACACAGGAACGTGTTTATATACATTCAAATGAAATGTCATGGCTTATGTTTTGATCAAAGGTGAGGCAAATTAAGCCATCACTTTGGCCATTATTTTCCAACCTGAGTCTTAAGAATTACTGTATTATATCAGAGATATATCAACAAAAATTAAAGAAACGTTCAGGAGTATCACATGCAGTGTCACAGTATCTCCTATCATTCATAACATTGTCTTACCACACAAAACTACAGCatagacacacataaacagactgAAAGTGACAATGTTGAATGATAGACGTCCATAATACTTATTAGAAAATGCTTAATCTGTTTCTATATTTCTGCATTACAATACtggtaaaaaaaattcatattttAAGTCAACACAGAAATGAAACGGAATTGATAATTGGTacattttttcaattcaattcagataaatgcttttgttctttttgaaaATTCAtccaaaaaaaattgatcagtTGTCTCAGCTACATTCAAAGTTTGACAAAGATTCTCTCCTGAACATGACAACCAGCACCTAAATATGAAGACTCCTACTTCATGAATCTTGTATAACTGTGGCCGCCTCAATAGACTAAAGAGCCTAGTAAGGCAAATTAAACACAGACAGACTATTATGTGCAAATACAGCCAAGTGAAATGTGTGTTACAGTCGTAGTTTCTTGTTTGTGAACAAGAAAGTTCCTGGGTTGAGCAGCTGAAAGGACTGACTGCTTACCTCACAAATGTAAGACAAAGTCTCCGCCTGTCAGTCAAGAGTGGAACAGATTACAACGTCACTGCGAAGACGCCACTCAACAGCAATGTTTACAACAAACAGAACGCTGTCGTTGGTTGGGTGATTGCTGAAGAATAAGTCactttgtgcatgcatgcattattGCAAAGAATTGCCCAAACTATAACCCTAAAAAAGTTACACCTTTAAACGGTGCAATCAACTATAACAGTGTTTTTAGTTCCAATTAATGGTATAAGCTGAACTGGCCCCTTGGCTTAGCTGCTGGTGGTGCAATCCATAGTTGCCAGCAGATGCGAGAgcttggccctctgggatggaGTGATATTCTGGCTCATGTGGATGATGCAGTCCATGGCTACGTCAGGGTTGGCCTGCACCAGGCTGGAACAAAAGACATAATTTAGCTATCAAACATGCTGGACTAATTTATTATAAGTGGTGAAAATGCAGGGATA belongs to Etheostoma spectabile isolate EspeVRDwgs_2016 chromosome 5, UIUC_Espe_1.0, whole genome shotgun sequence and includes:
- the foxn4 gene encoding forkhead box protein N4 produces the protein MIEGGITSRMSGIIENAGHHPSPQDYRLLTTDPSQLREEDLPGDLQSLSWLTSVDVPRLQQMADSRGHSNGPSQGSLLEQQTAQLSNMTAMTAGQGSMLHLQSNMQHSPLGISIINTHSGSMSPFSMNGLPSPGYQCPTSVYQPTPQQVYSLTQTGQQCSTGGLYSNVSFNNQSLFTQPRLAPQEQELQPKSFPKPIYSYSCLIAMALKNSKTGSLPVSEIYSFMKEHFPYFKTAPDGWKNSVRHNLSLNKCFEKVENKTSSSSRKGCLWALNPAKIDKMEEEMQKWKRKDLPAIRRSMANPDELDKLITDRPENCRRKALEPGMTRLPGCPTGHSLPHPAQMQPQPIVTLSLPCLPMHQHHQLQAQLHAQARLAPMSPAPAQTPPLHTVPDLSHSPLTQHHSKLPDDFYSVHSDTHTEVDALDPSIMDFALQGNLWEEMKDDSFNLDALGTFSNSPLRLSDCDLGTANLTPVSTGENLQLSDVQVTGLYTSYTSQDHLSSQYMGAPANSKPIALL